One Bacteroidales bacterium DNA window includes the following coding sequences:
- a CDS encoding ferredoxin family protein, with product MAKVKGAIVIDGERCKGCGVCVPACPNSVIRLGEKVNLKGYFYAEPYQDNCIGCANCAVVCPDGVITVYQKKVE from the coding sequence ATGGCAAAAGTAAAAGGAGCAATTGTAATTGATGGAGAACGCTGTAAAGGTTGTGGCGTATGTGTTCCAGCGTGTCCAAATTCAGTAATTCGTTTAGGCGAAAAAGTTAATCTAAAAGGCTATTTTTATGCCGAACCTTATCAAGATAATTGCATTGGTTGTGCAAACTGTGCTGTTGTTTGTCCTGACGGGGTTATTACTGTTTATCAAAAAAAAGTTGAATAA
- a CDS encoding Omp28-related outer membrane protein: MRKILIYSFIMVMAINVIAQPTIVNTYPTNKKVVIEEFTGISCGYCPFGHKTCNNIANKYSGEVFIVNVHYGDFAPTTPATTDYTTAFGNGIGSQAGANHVGFPCASVNRHKFTGTYLAMEPSSIETYVKQELVKTSPVNLAIDFTFDYDTKELSILVEVYYTEAAASSRKLNIALLQDWIKGPQADNGNFNPDYITGDGMYMHMHMLRHFITGQWGIDLPADTAGAFWDSTFKYTMPEKFKSIPVVNYNMSILAFIAENQKEIITADKKTIQLPPLDISLKKYEGEPASLCQNNFTPKLTIYNNGIDTIKNFDINYKLDNGAERVQKWMGTLASKAEIIVSLPEQIVPENGKHTINIKLVNPNDTIDYDANNNEVLKTFYYFSDNISTPVLQDFSSTAFPPAEFAIVDATPDGKCWAKASTGHNAAGSAYINWYGITSGKIDDLIIQPINLTDVSDAQLSFYVAYRQYSNQNDKLQVDVSTNCGNSWITKFSKSGSTLKTGAPITSSFTPTVSEWRLEKVDLSDFDNMEDVMIRFRAISNYGNNLYIDDINVASATGIKENNNAFLLIYPNPTKDFATIEIDALNASMAQIQIFNTLGELVYNSSSWINVGKNTLDINTSLFSKGIYFVNVKMQDDIINKSLIIGE, translated from the coding sequence ATGAGAAAAATTTTAATTTATTCCTTTATTATGGTTATGGCAATAAATGTTATTGCTCAACCAACAATTGTAAATACATATCCAACTAATAAAAAAGTTGTAATTGAAGAATTTACAGGTATTAGTTGTGGCTATTGCCCATTTGGACATAAAACGTGTAATAATATTGCTAATAAATACAGCGGAGAAGTTTTTATAGTAAATGTTCATTATGGCGATTTTGCTCCCACAACTCCCGCAACAACTGATTATACTACTGCTTTTGGAAATGGAATAGGTTCTCAGGCTGGTGCTAATCATGTAGGCTTTCCTTGTGCATCAGTAAATAGACATAAATTTACAGGAACTTATCTTGCAATGGAGCCGTCTTCTATTGAGACTTATGTTAAACAAGAGTTAGTAAAAACATCTCCTGTAAATTTAGCAATAGATTTTACTTTTGATTATGATACAAAAGAATTATCAATATTGGTTGAAGTTTATTATACTGAAGCTGCTGCTAGTAGTAGAAAACTAAATATAGCTTTACTACAAGATTGGATAAAAGGTCCTCAAGCTGATAATGGAAATTTTAACCCAGATTATATTACTGGCGACGGAATGTATATGCACATGCACATGCTACGTCATTTCATTACAGGTCAGTGGGGTATTGATTTACCAGCAGATACCGCTGGAGCTTTTTGGGATTCAACTTTCAAGTATACTATGCCAGAAAAATTCAAATCAATTCCTGTAGTAAATTATAATATGAGTATTCTTGCTTTTATAGCTGAAAATCAAAAAGAAATAATTACAGCTGATAAAAAAACTATACAACTTCCACCTTTAGATATATCTTTGAAAAAATATGAGGGTGAACCTGCATCTCTATGTCAAAATAACTTTACTCCTAAACTTACCATTTATAATAATGGCATTGATACAATAAAAAATTTTGATATAAATTATAAGCTTGATAATGGTGCTGAACGAGTTCAAAAGTGGATGGGAACTTTAGCTTCTAAAGCAGAAATAATAGTTTCTTTGCCAGAACAAATTGTTCCTGAAAATGGAAAACATACTATAAATATTAAACTCGTTAATCCTAATGACACAATTGATTATGATGCTAATAATAATGAAGTGTTAAAAACTTTCTATTATTTTTCAGATAATATATCTACTCCTGTTTTACAAGATTTTTCTAGTACAGCATTTCCACCTGCAGAATTTGCTATAGTTGATGCAACTCCTGATGGAAAATGTTGGGCAAAAGCAAGTACTGGTCATAATGCTGCAGGGTCTGCTTATATTAATTGGTATGGAATAACATCTGGAAAAATAGATGATTTAATTATACAACCCATTAATTTAACTGATGTTTCAGATGCTCAACTTTCTTTTTATGTTGCTTATCGCCAATATTCTAATCAAAATGATAAACTTCAAGTTGATGTATCCACTAATTGTGGAAATTCCTGGATTACAAAATTTTCAAAAAGTGGTTCCACTCTTAAAACTGGTGCGCCTATAACTTCTTCGTTTACTCCTACAGTGTCAGAATGGAGACTAGAAAAAGTTGATTTGTCAGATTTTGATAATATGGAGGATGTAATGATTCGTTTTCGTGCTATTTCAAATTATGGAAACAACTTGTATATTGATGATATTAATGTCGCTTCAGCAACGGGAATTAAGGAAAACAATAATGCTTTTTTGTTAATTTATCCAAATCCAACTAAAGATTTTGCTACAATTGAAATAGATGCACTAAATGCTTCAATGGCTCAAATCCAAATATTTAACACGTTAGGAGAATTGGTGTATAACTCATCTTCTTGGATTAATGTTGGTAAAAACACTTTGGATATAAATACATCTTTGTTTAGCAAAGGAATTTATTTTGTTAATGTAAAAATGCAAGATGATATTATTAATAAATCACTAATAATAGGTGAATAA
- a CDS encoding 2-oxoglutarate ferredoxin oxidoreductase subunit gamma produces the protein MTEEMIIAGFGGQGVLSMGKILAYSGMMQGLEVSWMPSYGPEMRGGTANVTVIISDSRISSPILNQYDTAIVLNQQSLDKFEETVKPGGVLIFDPNGIVNLPKRKDIKIYSIDATKTASDLGMSKIFNMIVLGGFLKVKPVVTDEFIEVGLKKSLPERHHKLIPDNVKAVGTGKNIIKSFEVK, from the coding sequence ATGACTGAAGAAATGATTATTGCTGGTTTTGGCGGACAAGGTGTGTTGTCTATGGGTAAAATACTTGCCTATTCAGGTATGATGCAAGGTCTTGAAGTTAGCTGGATGCCTTCATACGGTCCTGAAATGCGTGGCGGCACTGCTAATGTTACCGTCATTATTAGCGACTCTAGAATTAGCTCGCCAATCCTAAATCAATACGATACAGCTATTGTTTTAAATCAACAATCGCTTGATAAATTTGAAGAAACTGTAAAGCCAGGTGGTGTGCTTATTTTTGATCCTAATGGAATTGTAAACTTACCTAAACGAAAAGATATTAAAATTTATTCTATTGATGCTACTAAAACAGCTTCTGACCTAGGAATGAGTAAAATATTTAATATGATTGTTTTAGGTGGATTCCTAAAAGTAAAACCTGTTGTTACTGATGAGTTTATTGAAGTAGGATTGAAAAAATCTTTGCCTGAAAGACATCATAAGTTAATTCCTGATAATGTTAAAGCTGTTGGCACAGGAAAAAATATTATAAAGTCTTTTGAGGTTAAGTAG
- a CDS encoding 2-oxoglutarate oxidoreductase, translating into MADVTLDIWKDIINEENKVYSKTNLMTDKTLSYCPGCGHGTTHRVLAEVLDELGIQEQTIGIAPVGCSVLAYEFLNIDMQQAAHGRAPALATAVKRLWPEKYVFTYQGDGDLAAIGTCETIHACNRGENIVIIFINNGIYGMTGGQMAPTTLEGMKTSTCPYGRDIEMMGNPLKITELVAMLPGTCFVTRHSVHKPANVRKLKKAIKMAFENQKNKKGLSFIEVVSNCNSGWKMTAPQANEWMEQNMFAFYPLGDIKVDGKLVK; encoded by the coding sequence ATGGCTGATGTAACTTTAGATATTTGGAAAGATATAATTAATGAAGAAAATAAGGTTTATTCTAAAACAAACCTTATGACTGACAAAACATTGTCTTATTGCCCCGGTTGTGGACATGGCACTACTCATAGAGTTTTGGCAGAAGTACTTGATGAGCTAGGCATTCAGGAACAAACAATAGGTATTGCTCCTGTTGGATGTTCTGTTTTAGCATATGAATTCTTAAATATTGATATGCAACAAGCTGCTCACGGTAGAGCTCCTGCTCTTGCTACTGCTGTAAAACGCTTATGGCCTGAAAAATATGTTTTTACTTACCAAGGTGACGGCGATTTAGCTGCTATTGGTACTTGTGAAACTATTCATGCTTGCAATAGAGGCGAAAATATTGTTATTATTTTTATTAATAATGGTATTTACGGAATGACAGGTGGACAAATGGCTCCAACTACATTGGAAGGTATGAAAACAAGCACTTGTCCTTATGGTAGAGATATTGAAATGATGGGTAATCCGCTTAAAATTACCGAACTTGTTGCAATGTTACCAGGAACCTGCTTTGTTACAAGACATTCTGTTCATAAGCCAGCTAATGTTAGAAAACTTAAAAAAGCTATTAAAATGGCTTTTGAAAATCAAAAAAACAAAAAAGGACTTTCTTTTATTGAAGTTGTTTCCAATTGTAATTCCGGTTGGAAAATGACTGCACCACAAGCTAATGAATGGATGGAACAAAATATGTTCGCATTCTATCCGCTTGGTGATATAAAAGTTGACGGAAAATTAGTTAAATAA
- a CDS encoding YdcF family protein → MFFIFSKILAFLISPLTWILILLTVTLLLKKSKTKKTFLIITVCVSFFFTNTFIAKEFMRMWEAKPVGVKNITKHYDAVIILGGGIVTNDAKNDILTFRDNPDRLMQALWLYKNGIADKILISSGSGSLEYPNMLEGKLLADYLIEIGLPENDVWVDSLSKNTRENAVNTVKILNDSIPNGNFLLITSASHMRRSVGCFKKLDFNVDPFPVDFVAGDRSWFWMNLLIPNYEALHIWNDLLHEVFGVIAYKIKNYI, encoded by the coding sequence ATGTTTTTTATATTTAGCAAAATACTAGCTTTTTTGATAAGTCCTTTAACATGGATTTTAATATTATTAACAGTCACATTGCTTTTGAAAAAAAGTAAAACGAAAAAGACATTTCTGATAATTACAGTTTGTGTTTCATTTTTCTTTACAAATACTTTTATTGCCAAAGAATTTATGCGAATGTGGGAAGCTAAGCCTGTTGGTGTGAAAAATATTACAAAACATTATGATGCTGTAATTATTTTAGGTGGCGGAATTGTTACTAATGATGCAAAAAATGATATTTTAACTTTTCGTGATAATCCCGACAGACTGATGCAGGCTTTGTGGTTATATAAAAACGGCATTGCTGATAAAATATTGATTTCAAGCGGGTCAGGGTCTTTAGAATATCCTAATATGCTTGAAGGAAAGCTATTAGCTGATTATTTAATTGAAATTGGATTGCCTGAAAATGATGTTTGGGTGGACAGCCTTTCTAAAAATACTAGAGAAAATGCTGTTAATACTGTTAAAATACTTAATGATTCCATTCCAAATGGTAATTTCCTTCTTATTACTTCTGCATCGCATATGCGTAGAAGTGTTGGCTGTTTTAAAAAATTAGATTTTAATGTTGATCCTTTTCCTGTTGATTTTGTGGCAGGAGACAGAAGTTGGTTTTGGATGAATTTGCTAATTCCTAATTATGAAGCTTTACATATTTGGAATGACTTGTTACACGAAGTTTTTGGAGTGATTGCTTATAAGATTAAGAATTATATTTAG
- a CDS encoding glycosyltransferase family 4 protein has product MKRIKVLVISNYSGRNSSRPEAELMIGMSKMGLDITIMTCKDADYVKDFEEAGIKVIDFLAKKKFDKTEISIIRNELISGDYDIVHLFYSKAIINGLIAARRLKTKVILYRGYCGNIHWWDPTAYFKYLNPRVDAVWCIAPAVADLINRNNLFGKKKAFCITKGHNPDWYKNINPLDLAEFNIPKNAFVASLVANARPMKGLKYLIKSTYKINKNIPLYILLIGNGLASKEILKYVSKSPIKDRIIFTGFRNDSLSIVKSSDIFILSSIYGEAICKSVIEAMSLGVAPIITDIPGNRNMVENYKSGIVVRRKNPKDIAEAIEFMYNNPEQRKSMGLQAQERMIKHYNIEDTIKEMILFYENIV; this is encoded by the coding sequence ATGAAAAGAATAAAAGTTTTAGTAATAAGTAATTACAGTGGTCGCAACTCATCCAGACCAGAAGCAGAGCTCATGATAGGTATGTCCAAAATGGGTTTAGATATTACCATTATGACTTGCAAAGATGCTGATTATGTGAAAGACTTTGAAGAAGCTGGCATTAAAGTTATTGATTTTTTAGCTAAAAAGAAATTTGATAAAACTGAAATTTCAATCATCAGAAATGAATTAATTTCTGGAGATTACGATATTGTTCATTTATTTTACAGCAAAGCAATCATAAATGGCTTAATTGCCGCACGAAGACTTAAAACTAAAGTTATTTTATACAGAGGCTATTGTGGCAACATACATTGGTGGGACCCAACTGCATATTTTAAATACTTAAATCCTCGCGTAGATGCTGTATGGTGCATTGCTCCTGCTGTTGCTGATTTAATTAATCGGAATAATTTATTTGGAAAGAAAAAAGCTTTTTGCATTACAAAAGGGCATAATCCTGATTGGTATAAAAATATAAATCCGTTAGATTTAGCGGAATTTAACATACCAAAAAATGCTTTTGTTGCAAGTTTGGTAGCCAATGCTCGCCCAATGAAAGGGCTGAAATATTTAATAAAGTCAACCTATAAAATAAATAAAAATATACCTTTATATATATTATTAATTGGAAACGGATTAGCTTCAAAAGAAATATTAAAATACGTATCAAAAAGTCCAATTAAAGATAGAATAATATTTACAGGCTTCCGAAATGACTCTTTAAGCATTGTAAAAAGCTCCGACATTTTTATTTTAAGTTCTATTTATGGAGAAGCTATTTGCAAATCTGTTATAGAAGCCATGAGTTTGGGCGTAGCTCCTATTATTACTGATATTCCTGGCAATAGAAACATGGTTGAAAATTATAAAAGTGGAATTGTTGTTAGGAGAAAAAATCCGAAAGATATTGCGGAAGCTATAGAATTTATGTACAACAATCCAGAGCAAAGAAAATCAATGGGATTGCAAGCTCAAGAAAGAATGATTAAGCATTACAATATTGAAGACACCATAAAAGAAATGATTTTATTCTACGAAAATATTGTATAA
- a CDS encoding methionine adenosyltransferase, protein MGILFTSESVSEGHPDKVSDQISDALLDEFLRQDPKSRVACETLVTTGLVVLAGEVTTKAWIDQQEVTRRIIKEIGYTKPEYRFDSLSCGIVSSIHGQSPDINQGVDRAKEEDQGAGDQGMMFGYACNEMDNYMPMPLELAHILVQTLAEIRKEGKQMKYLRPDSKSQVTIEYEGRVAKRIDTIVISTQHDEDVSLEQIKKDVKDILIPRVLNSPDTPERVRTLFKDDYKLHVNPTGKFVIGGPHGDTGLTGRKIIVDTYGGRGAHGGGAFSGKDPSKVDRSAAYAARHIAKNIVAAGVADEVLVQVAYAIGVAEPVGFNVNTFGTAKVNLSDAQISEKIRKMFDLRPYAILKEYGLCNPIYLPTAAYGAFGRTPYEKEVEVSERHTDAVKKTIDGKTKWVKNVTFFSWEKLNRVDDIRQAFNL, encoded by the coding sequence ATGGGTATTTTATTTACATCGGAATCAGTTTCCGAAGGACATCCAGACAAAGTTTCCGACCAAATTTCAGACGCATTATTAGATGAATTTTTACGTCAAGATCCTAAATCAAGGGTAGCTTGTGAAACTCTTGTAACAACAGGTTTAGTTGTGCTAGCTGGAGAAGTTACAACAAAAGCATGGATAGACCAACAAGAAGTTACACGAAGAATTATTAAAGAAATCGGTTATACAAAACCTGAATATCGTTTTGATTCCCTTTCTTGTGGCATTGTATCTTCTATTCATGGACAATCTCCAGATATTAATCAAGGAGTTGACAGGGCAAAAGAAGAAGACCAAGGAGCCGGAGATCAAGGCATGATGTTTGGCTATGCTTGTAACGAAATGGATAATTATATGCCAATGCCATTAGAGCTAGCTCATATATTGGTTCAAACTTTGGCAGAGATTAGAAAAGAAGGTAAACAAATGAAATATTTGAGACCAGATTCAAAATCTCAAGTAACTATCGAATATGAAGGTAGAGTAGCTAAAAGAATTGACACTATAGTTATTTCTACTCAACATGACGAAGATGTATCATTGGAGCAAATTAAAAAAGACGTTAAAGATATTTTAATTCCACGTGTTTTGAACTCACCTGATACTCCTGAAAGAGTGAGAACGCTTTTTAAAGATGATTATAAATTGCATGTAAATCCAACAGGTAAATTCGTAATTGGTGGACCTCATGGCGATACAGGATTAACTGGACGTAAAATAATCGTTGATACCTACGGTGGTCGTGGCGCACATGGTGGTGGTGCTTTTTCTGGAAAAGATCCATCAAAAGTTGACCGTTCTGCAGCTTATGCAGCAAGACATATAGCTAAAAATATTGTAGCTGCTGGTGTTGCTGATGAAGTATTGGTGCAAGTTGCATATGCTATTGGAGTTGCTGAACCTGTTGGTTTTAACGTTAATACTTTTGGAACAGCAAAAGTTAATTTAAGTGATGCTCAAATTAGTGAAAAAATAAGAAAAATGTTCGATTTACGTCCATACGCAATTCTCAAAGAATACGGACTATGCAATCCAATATACCTTCCAACTGCGGCTTATGGCGCTTTTGGACGTACACCTTATGAAAAAGAAGTTGAAGTTTCTGAACGTCATACTGATGCTGTTAAGAAGACTATTGACGGAAAAACAAAATGGGTAAAAAATGTTACTTTTTTCTCATGGGAAAAACTTAATAGAGTAGATGATATTCGTCAAGCTTTTAATTTATAA
- a CDS encoding T9SS type A sorting domain-containing protein, protein MKKYLLTLLLILFGTSTMFAQSFFLSTEIIDSLKPDTTIDVWGETGEYVKLEAKVIVNNPQSFPINVKVKKTHISIVDGSTNSFCWGTCFGPSTFESPNAMPIDAGGNSGMLFAGDYNTNGTVGTSIIRYTFFLENDTTDSVAVNVRYTASLSSINESMEYTYNAYPNPANSIIDIQYSFQGAKEAKLIITNLLGSEIYNANIDIENKNIKVNVSDFNSGVYFYTFIVDGKRHSTKKLIVQH, encoded by the coding sequence ATGAAAAAATATTTATTAACACTACTTTTAATTTTATTTGGAACATCAACCATGTTCGCTCAAAGTTTTTTTCTTTCTACCGAAATCATTGATTCATTAAAACCAGATACAACCATTGATGTTTGGGGAGAAACAGGTGAATATGTTAAATTAGAAGCTAAAGTTATAGTGAATAATCCGCAATCATTCCCTATAAATGTAAAAGTAAAAAAAACACATATTAGCATTGTAGATGGCTCCACAAATTCTTTTTGCTGGGGAACATGCTTCGGACCTTCTACTTTTGAATCTCCAAATGCTATGCCTATAGATGCTGGTGGCAATAGTGGAATGCTTTTCGCCGGAGATTACAATACAAACGGAACGGTTGGAACTTCTATAATTAGATATACTTTCTTTTTAGAAAATGATACTACAGATTCTGTTGCTGTTAATGTAAGATATACAGCATCACTTTCGTCTATTAATGAAAGCATGGAATATACTTATAATGCATATCCAAATCCTGCAAATTCAATCATTGACATACAATATTCATTTCAGGGAGCAAAAGAAGCTAAACTAATAATAACCAACTTATTAGGAAGTGAAATTTATAATGCCAATATTGATATTGAAAACAAAAATATAAAAGTAAATGTATCTGACTTCAATTCTGGTGTTTATTTTTATACTTTCATTGTTGACGGAAAAAGACATTCAACTAAAAAACTAATAGTTCAACATTAA
- the gldA gene encoding gliding motility-associated ABC transporter ATP-binding subunit GldA, with translation MSIKVEQVTKIYGKQKALDNVSLNIGKGEIVGLLGPNGAGKSTLMKIITCYIPPTSGEAFVNDFSCKTQSIDVRKIIGYLPESNPLYYDMFVKEFLLFIAGIHKLNNKKERVDKIIEITGLTLEMHKRIGALSKGYKQRVGLAQALIHDPEVLIMDEPTSGLDPNQIIEIRQLIKEIGKEKTVLLSTHIMQEVEAICNRVVIIDKGKIIADDKSENLSSLFVGNNVFSVEFDKNVSKNMITNISGVKSAENLPNTNIWKLEAKANTDLRSEIFDFAVKNNIKVLSLSKEKHSIEELFQQLTK, from the coding sequence ATGTCAATAAAGGTAGAGCAGGTTACAAAAATATATGGCAAGCAAAAAGCACTTGATAATGTTTCGCTAAACATTGGTAAAGGCGAAATTGTCGGATTGCTTGGTCCGAATGGAGCAGGGAAATCAACTTTGATGAAAATCATTACTTGTTATATTCCGCCTACTAGTGGTGAAGCTTTCGTTAATGATTTTAGTTGCAAAACTCAAAGTATTGATGTGAGGAAAATCATAGGCTACTTGCCAGAAAGCAATCCTTTGTACTACGACATGTTTGTAAAAGAATTTCTTTTATTTATAGCTGGAATTCACAAGTTGAATAATAAAAAGGAACGCGTTGACAAAATTATTGAAATAACGGGATTAACGCTTGAAATGCACAAACGAATTGGAGCTTTATCAAAAGGATACAAGCAACGAGTTGGTTTGGCTCAGGCTCTTATTCATGACCCTGAAGTTTTGATAATGGATGAGCCTACAAGCGGACTTGACCCAAATCAAATTATTGAAATAAGGCAACTGATTAAAGAAATTGGAAAAGAAAAAACCGTTTTGCTTTCAACGCATATAATGCAAGAAGTTGAAGCTATTTGCAATAGAGTTGTTATTATTGATAAAGGAAAAATTATTGCTGACGACAAATCAGAAAATCTTTCTTCGCTTTTTGTTGGAAATAACGTGTTTTCGGTTGAATTTGATAAAAACGTTTCTAAAAACATGATTACAAATATTAGTGGCGTGAAGTCTGCCGAAAATTTACCTAATACTAATATATGGAAATTAGAAGCTAAAGCTAACACAGACCTTAGAAGCGAAATATTTGACTTTGCTGTGAAAAATAATATTAAAGTTTTGTCTTTATCCAAGGAAAAACATTCTATTGAAGAACTTTTTCAACAACTTACAAAATAA
- a CDS encoding 3-methyl-2-oxobutanoate dehydrogenase subunit VorB: MGELKLMKGNEAVAEAAIRAGCDGYFGYPITPQSEVIEYLMAEKPYERTGMVVLQAESEVASINMLYGGAASGKRVMTSSSSPGISLMAEGLSYMAGAELPCLIMNVVRSGPGLGTIQPGQGDYFQTVKGGGHGDYKMFVLAPASVQEMSDFVKLGFDMAFKYRTPAVILSDGVIGQMMEKVEMFDQMPRLTEKQIIEKCPWATTGKPKTRERNIITSLNLDPGIQEAHVLKLGKKYESMKQDVMFENIMTDDAEYLFVAYGSSARICLKAIDLARAEGIKVGLHRPITLYPFPEVELRNLGSKVKGILSVEMSLGQLAEDVRLAVNGKTKVEHYGRVGGMIHTPTQVVEALKKQIIGG, translated from the coding sequence ATGGGTGAATTAAAATTAATGAAAGGAAATGAAGCCGTTGCTGAAGCCGCTATTAGAGCTGGTTGTGACGGTTATTTCGGATATCCTATTACTCCTCAATCAGAGGTTATAGAATATCTTATGGCTGAAAAGCCTTATGAAAGAACAGGTATGGTTGTTTTGCAAGCTGAAAGTGAAGTAGCTTCCATAAACATGCTTTATGGTGGTGCTGCTTCAGGAAAAAGAGTTATGACTTCTTCTTCAAGCCCAGGAATAAGCTTGATGGCAGAAGGACTTTCATATATGGCTGGAGCAGAATTACCATGTTTAATTATGAATGTTGTTCGTAGTGGACCTGGATTGGGAACAATTCAACCTGGTCAAGGTGATTATTTCCAAACTGTAAAAGGTGGCGGACATGGAGATTATAAAATGTTTGTTCTTGCACCTGCAAGTGTTCAAGAAATGTCAGATTTTGTTAAACTTGGATTTGATATGGCTTTTAAATATCGTACTCCAGCTGTGATTTTATCTGATGGTGTTATTGGGCAAATGATGGAAAAAGTTGAAATGTTTGATCAAATGCCTCGACTAACCGAAAAACAAATAATTGAAAAATGTCCTTGGGCAACAACAGGAAAACCTAAAACACGTGAACGCAATATTATAACATCATTAAATCTTGATCCTGGTATTCAAGAAGCTCATGTGTTAAAGTTAGGCAAAAAATATGAAAGCATGAAACAAGACGTTATGTTTGAAAATATAATGACTGACGATGCTGAATATTTATTTGTTGCTTATGGCTCAAGCGCTCGCATTTGTTTAAAAGCTATTGATTTAGCTCGTGCAGAAGGCATTAAAGTTGGTTTACATAGACCAATTACTCTTTACCCTTTCCCTGAAGTTGAATTGAGAAATTTAGGTTCTAAAGTAAAAGGAATTCTTTCTGTGGAAATGAGCCTAGGACAACTTGCAGAAGATGTACGTCTTGCTGTTAATGGAAAAACAAAAGTAGAGCATTATGGTCGTGTTGGTGGTATGATTCATACTCCTACACAAGTTGTTGAAGCTCTTAAAAAACAAATAATCGGAGGATAA
- the rplS gene encoding 50S ribosomal protein L19, translating to MNKGELIKFVEEQLIAPKEFPNFKSGDTVTIKYKITEGNKERIQAFQGIVLQISGKGKNKTFTVRKISNNIGVERIFPFSSPFIDSIDVNKYGVVRRSRIFYLRKLRGKKARIKEKKF from the coding sequence ATGAATAAGGGAGAATTGATTAAATTTGTAGAAGAGCAATTAATAGCGCCAAAAGAATTTCCAAATTTTAAATCTGGAGATACTGTTACAATTAAGTATAAAATCACAGAGGGAAATAAAGAGAGAATTCAGGCTTTTCAAGGTATTGTTTTGCAAATATCAGGAAAAGGTAAAAATAAAACTTTCACTGTTCGCAAAATTTCTAATAATATTGGAGTTGAACGTATATTTCCTTTTTCAAGTCCATTTATAGACAGTATAGATGTTAACAAATATGGCGTTGTTCGTAGATCTAGAATTTTCTACCTAAGAAAACTTAGAGGGAAAAAAGCTAGAATTAAAGAGAAAAAGTTTTAG
- a CDS encoding TIGR02757 family protein has translation MSLHSLELWLIDKADFYNNASFINDDPISIPHSFSKKNDIEIAAIFSATIAWGNRKAIIKSAKNLMNIMDNAPYQFISQCEDSDLEKLKDFVYRTFNSFDAISMCLGLKNIYLNHGGIENVFSKPVIENSEANAFDAIENFRNIMLSIPHEKRFEKHISSPLKGSAAKRLNMFLRWMVRKDDRGVDFGLWKSFPMSKLLIPLDLHSARVARNIGILKRKQTDAKAVLEVTDFCRKIDANDPAKFDFALFGYGVNEKKI, from the coding sequence ATGTCTTTGCACAGTTTAGAATTGTGGCTTATTGATAAAGCGGATTTCTATAATAACGCTTCGTTTATAAACGATGACCCTATTTCTATTCCGCATTCGTTTTCAAAAAAAAATGATATTGAAATAGCTGCAATATTTTCTGCTACAATTGCTTGGGGAAATAGGAAAGCAATTATAAAAAGTGCAAAAAACCTCATGAATATTATGGATAATGCTCCTTATCAGTTTATTTCTCAGTGCGAAGATTCAGATTTGGAAAAACTGAAGGATTTTGTTTATCGAACCTTTAATTCATTTGATGCTATTTCTATGTGCCTTGGGCTGAAAAATATTTATTTGAATCATGGTGGAATTGAAAATGTATTTTCTAAACCAGTAATTGAAAATAGTGAAGCTAATGCTTTTGACGCTATTGAAAATTTTAGAAATATAATGCTTAGCATACCTCATGAGAAAAGATTTGAAAAACATATAAGTTCGCCTCTAAAAGGTAGTGCTGCGAAAAGATTAAATATGTTTTTAAGATGGATGGTGCGTAAAGACGATAGAGGAGTGGATTTTGGATTATGGAAGTCTTTTCCAATGAGCAAATTGTTAATCCCACTAGATTTACATTCCGCTCGTGTAGCCCGAAATATTGGAATATTAAAAAGAAAACAAACCGATGCTAAGGCTGTTTTGGAAGTTACAGATTTTTGTAGAAAAATTGATGCTAATGATCCTGCAAAATTTGATTTTGCTTTATTTGGATATGGGGTAAACGAAAAGAAAATATAG